The Procambarus clarkii isolate CNS0578487 chromosome 57, FALCON_Pclarkii_2.0, whole genome shotgun sequence genome has a segment encoding these proteins:
- the LOC138353287 gene encoding uncharacterized protein, giving the protein MLKNAPNKLGGNRYKVQTLSQMGGASCGDTVRRMMRRIGTYGVWSQYSLVGRKRKRVFKTLDICNVIIKACINTHTNATERDVETSIADMLKNAPNKHGGNRYKGGEARIHVHHIAESDMTNNENSGEPGAWHTAESSLMSI; this is encoded by the exons atgttgaagaacgccccaaacaaactcggtggaaacagatacaag gtccagacgctgtctcaaatgggcggtgcaagctgtggagacacagtgagacgaatgatgaggaggatagggacctatggggtctggtctcagtattcactcgttgggcgcaagaggaaacgtgtcttcaaaaccttggatatttgtaatgtaataataa aagcctgtatcaacacccacactaatgcaactgaaagagatgttgagacaagtattgctgatatgttgaagaacgccccaaacaaacacggtggaaacagatacaag ggtggtgaagcaagaatacatgtgcatcacatagcagagtcggatatgacgaataatgaaaacagcggagagcctggtgcatggcataccgctgaatcttctctaatgtctatatag